One genomic region from Harpia harpyja isolate bHarHar1 chromosome 1, bHarHar1 primary haplotype, whole genome shotgun sequence encodes:
- the AZI2 gene encoding 5-azacytidine-induced protein 2, whose product MEELVEDDICILNHEKADNAHKRDGEIPVSSYSGDESVASHFALVTAYEDIKKRLKETEKENSFLKKRVRILEEKLLGSRLEEECGSVGREQVNKAYQAYREACIDRDNLKSKLDKMMKESAESLKTLNEQLQSKEVELLQLRTEVETQQVMKNLNCTQSTWEIEKLSSDLKVHSLEQDLEKLKQECSSLRKELQKSKQKDHTQDKNPFNGDLLQRQDIQSVQQAYWELKREMSNLRLVTDMQAEVLRKLKTNSTATKKAACTVPVQCVDLNISKLNLTSGVVYKKLSQNDEILCNAVSPPLPRDVKTPSERVTLQAWTDERPIPVDGKTFQEHHSYGKSSLEDNSWVFPSPPKPNENVFWEMRNKTTLLNCPADYLDQCNQNCLYKS is encoded by the exons ATGGAGGAGTTGGTAGAGGATGACATCTGTATTTTGAACCATGAAAAAGCAGACAACGCTCATAAGAGAGATGGGGAGATTCCTGTTTCATCTTACAGTGGAGATGAGTCTGTTGCCTCACACTTCGCACTTGTCACTGCATATGAAGATATCAAGAAACGCCTAAAGGAGACAGAGAAGGAGAactccttcttaaaaaaaagagtgagaattCTAGAagagaag CTGCTTGGCTCCCGACTGGAAGAGGAATGTGGTTCAGTTGGACGTGAACAAGTAAATAAGGCATACCAAGCCTATCGAGAGGCCTGCATTGACCGAGATAATCTGAAAAGCAAACTGGATAAAATG atgaaagaaagtGCGGAATCCTTGAAAACCTTGAATGAACAGTTGCAGTCTAAAGAAGTAGAGCTGTTACAGCTAAGAACTGAAGTGGAAACTCAGCAAG TGATGAAAAATTTGAATTGTACTCAGTCCACCTGGGAAATAGAGAAGCTGAGCAGTGACCTGAAGGTGCATAGTCTGGAACAGGATCTAGAAAAGCTCAAGCAAGAGTGCAGCAGTCTCAGAAAGGAGTTGCAAAAATCCAAGCAGAAG GACCACACTCAAGACAAAAATCCATTCAATGGAGACCTCCTTCAAAGGCAAGACATCCAGAG TGTGCAACAAGCATATTGGGAACTGAAGAGAGAAATGTCTAATTTGCGTCTAGTGACTGACATGCAAGCTGAGGTCCTacgaaaactgaaaacaaactcaACAGCGACCAAGAAAG ctgccTGTACTGTACCGGTACAATGTGTTGACCTGAATATTTCAAAGCTGAATTTGACATCTGGGGTAGTCTATAAAAAACTCTCACAAAATGATGAAATACTCTGCAATGCTGTGTCTCCCCCTCTGCCGAGAGATGTAAAAACCCCATCTGAAAGGGTGACTCTACAAGCATGGACAGATGAGAGACCCATTCCGGTTGATGGCAAAACGTTTCAGGAACACCATTCTTACGGAAAGAGCTCTCTGGAAGATAATTCCTGGGTGTTCCCAAGTCCTCCAAAGCCTAATGAGAATGTGTtttgggaaatgagaaataaaacaactttGTTAAACTGTCCAGCAGATTACCTGGATCAGTGTAATCAAAACTGTCTGTACAAGAGTTAA
- the CMC1 gene encoding COX assembly mitochondrial protein homolog isoform X2 encodes MEPPPGAAAFTKCCQETGLLMVVKCRQENTALKACLVGYYSDPLFYEECKTEYLKQREEYRATGIKKKRQKLTSNV; translated from the exons catttacTAAATGCTGTCAAGAAACTGGTCTTCTTATGGTGGTGAAGTGTCGGCAAGAGAACACAGCACTGAAAGCCTGTCTGGTTGGCTA CTATTCTGATCCATTGTTCTATgaagaatgcaaaacagaatATTTGAAGCAAAGAGAAGAATACAGAGCAACTGGAattaagaagaaaagacagaagctTACTTCAAATGTGTAG